A segment of the Corylus avellana chromosome ca2, CavTom2PMs-1.0 genome:
GTTCTCATATGCTACGAGgcataattttataaactagATGGAAAAACCTCTTTCAATCCAATTTggaaaaaactttgtccattgtgttctaagttatttgttaatatttgggaaaaatccactttacctccctgaaatttcaggagtttttcaatttgaaccctaaagtttaaaaattggcaatgtactcccttaatgtttcaaaaattttcaatttaaacctttcgttactaatttctgttaaattggactaattttttttaaaaaaagcataagggtaattacataatttcataaatttccatcaaatttgcCTAAAATTAATAAcggaaagtttaaatttaaaatttttgaaacattagggaattacattgccaatttttaaactttcaggtttaaattgaaaaattcctgaaacttcgagggggtaaagtagatttttcccttagtatttttattttgaaatcaGAAGAAAGCCCCTTTTTGGTATTTACAATTGTTTGTACCTGTAGATTATTCATAATTTCAAGTCATTTTGCCTAAAAGGAATTTCCTTTTTTGGGTCAAGTATGCATGGAAACTtcgcattatatatatatatatatatatataacaagggAAAACAGGGGGGGCACACAAATGGCTCATGGAAGAGTGGAAATTTGGAAATGATTCAGAGCACAAAAAGCAGTTTCCCGTATTCATTGATTTCAAAACCATGTTTTATAAAGATTGCATCACTATTATAGAATTCCAGATGCAGTGGTAAGTCAGATTTTGTTAAAGATATTTCTAAAGGAGTGGTGGAAAATCATATCAGTGATCCTGGGTAAACATCCTCCTTGAAATGCCTCACCTAAGTTCATCAAACCAACTCGAAGgtgatgaaaaaaatttcaatccaTACATACAAGTGAAGAAACTGTAATGATGACTCTGCTCAGATCGCTATCCCTGTTAACTTTCTCAATACTCTCAGGACACTGAAATTAATATATTCTGTATCTTCAGTGAGGCGGGCATTGAGATGAAAAACAGTACATTGGGGGAGTAAGACTGTCAACGGTTAGTATGTTAAGCGAATCCGAGCAAAGCCTGAAGCTGCCCTTGATGAACACCATATTCAGTTTTCTTCTGCTTAAACAAACATCAATACACTGTAACTAAATCCAACAGCTCGCAGAAAAAGGCACCGATGGCAACGGCAACATTAAAACGCAGGACTACATGGCACTGCCTTCTATCATCTTGTGAGGTCTCTTTGCATTTTGGGGAGAAAAGGCCTCATACAATAGTAAGTGGAAATCCTGAAACAGGAATCCTTAGGACTGCACTTTTTTTGGCGTCTCCCCCTGCTTTCATATGAATCTCAGATGAAGCCACAAGATCAATCTGGAGGGAGTTCCACTCGAGTTTCTTACATCTTCAGAAAAATCGAGGGCTAATAGTCAATTGGCAGTCCTGGATCTCAATGTCCCTTGCTCGTCTCTAAGCTACTTATGTACCGTAAAAAGTCCCAACGGTAGCCGTACCAAAAAGTGGGATGAAAAAAAGCATAATGGTCATTCAAGGTACAGGAGGAGCATTCTTGGCATATCTAGCAGAAGAAGGCATCCGCTGCATAACTCGCGGAAATTCTTGCTTCAGACGTTTATTTGGCATCCCATGCAATGACCTTACATtgttaaaaacacaaaataagagAAAGGGAATGAAGAAGAGAGGATAAGAGAAACTAGAAAACAATGTTCATACAGAGAAATGGAATTCAACTAATAAAAAGAGACAGAAAAACGTCATAAGGAACCAATTCCCATCTACTTTTATGTGCAAAAACTGAACCTGAAGGACAAAGCCCGAGGTctccttcttttgtttttatattttcacaGCTTCCATGTGCACCAAAGAAAACTTcgtaaccaaaaagaaagaagggggaAGGAGTATACCATAAGAGTCTGCTTAATATTTACcatgttatcccaaaatctGAGCAATGATGAGAAAATTACAGAAAATTTAATTGAATGGGACCAATTAGTCACTTCCCCAGCCCCACAAATCACAACATTTATGATAATTTGTTAGGCTGGCTGGTCATGCCAGAACTCAACTTTAAATTAGAAGTTCcatgtaaaagaaaattagtaaCTGAACAATAGCAACTGGTTAAATCACACACCTAGGAGAACCCTGACGCTTCTGACTAAATTGACCAAGCATTGATCTTAAACTTCCGAGCGCCTTTTCTGCAGCCTAAGTAAAGAGCACATCGAGGTGGttggagaaaatataaaaaataaaggttcATAAAATTCACACAAGAAGAAATCATGTGAATCCCTtacaagaaaagtaaaatacCTGCATCTTAGCCTCATCCCATGTTAGCCCCATCCCTTTCCCTAATACCTGTCCGTCTACTTCAACCTGTAGCATAACACCATATAGAACAAAGATTGTTAAAACTAAGTACAGAATATGAATcactaaaaaggccaaaaaaataacccaaaaatgaTGTTGCTTCTAATTTCCAACAAATTACATCAGAATCATTCTCAAGAAATCCCAACATGAGATTATCTACGCTGCTTCAGTGGGGAACCATCTCTAAGACAATGAGACATTGAACCTCAAGAAACCAAAGATGTACAAATATTAGACAAGTGTAACCTTGTAGGACCTAAAATAATTTTGCTTAAACTCCTACAACACAAACCCAGCCCCTCAATTTCAATAATGAATTTTGATCCATTATTCATCCCACATATGGCTAATGGACACAAACCAGTTAAATGACCAAGACATGTACATATAATGAATGGATATGTAGGTCCTAAAgtacaagaaaaaagaatgatgcaaaaaatcaataatatatatttgaaattggcCTTGCCAAGCTCAAAGGATGCCTGATTTTGTAACACCTCACTAtcacattgggaagatgaataaCTCACAAAGAGTGGGTAGATTATAAAGGCACTCATGGGTGCTAAAACCCACATTAGTTTATTATCAGGTGAGACTAATGTGgaattgagctttataagtgattttatagagctccaaattgactagtctttttggagtgAACGTAGATGTGACTAATGCTTTCTCTGgcttattaaaaattgtatCAGAGGAACCTAGTAACGTCATTTAGTACTAAAGCACTGCATTACGTGACcttgacgaggacgtcagggaTTTAGGAGTGAAGATTGTAACATCttagtcccacattggaaagataataCTCTATGTAGAGTTGGTAGGTTATAAAGGCACTCATgggtgttaagtctcacattgatTCCTCACTAgctttcaaattgactagtcattttggagtaataacgCAAATGTGACTAACACTTTCCTTGGATCATTACAGGttcaatattcaattttttaccCCTTGCGGGTCAGTACGAATTTTGACCCATTATTCATCCCACATATGGCTAACCAGCTAAATGACCATAAGCTGTACATATGCAGATCGTGTGCAGTAATGAAATTCAGGACATATACACATCATGAAGAAATACGCAGGTCCTAAAGTATAAGCAAAAAGAAGGATGCCAGAAAtcaataactaataatttaaaagGCCATGCCAAGCTCAACAGATGCTGGGttcaatatttaaataaaaagaacatcGTAGTTTCATAGCAAGCCTAACAATAAGTTCATTTGTGCAGTTCCTTTAGTATTCCACCGAGTTTCCATAAGAGTgcagaaagagagggaaaaaataatCATTCCACAATCCAACAAAGTACAACGTTGAAACTCAAGACACAAGCATTCTCAAACTTCATTCAAAATATTAGAGTAAATAATCTTGTAAATGCAAACCTGTGCATAAACTTCATCATTCTGAACTGAATTACCAGAAGGTGGAGGCCGAGGCTGGAAAGCAAAATCAAGGCCTTCCATTGTACACTAAAGAAGTAAAAAATGCACATGAataatcataaatttttttaccaattaTTTGAAAAGCGtaacaaatatgaaaaatcGAAGATGCTTAGGTTCTTGTGATCTTACTAATTCCTTCAGTGCAGAGACTGAACCCATTGACTTCTTCGAACCTTCCAACCTAGGGTCCAGAAGCCTAGATGGTTCAGATGCAATTGCAAACGAAACAGACTCCTCTTTGGACAATGGCTGATTCCCAAAAGAATTCAAATTACCCACAAAACCATTGTCATTTGCGTTGAGAAACATGCTGGCGTCCCCATGCACAGGTCCAGAATCAGGCTTAACACGTGACATATATATATCTGTGGGGAAAAGGGTCCAATGATATGGTCAGTATCACAAAAAGGAAATGCCATGagaataaaaatacataatttaaTGAGGGTTCCCCAACAAAATTAGCAAGTAGGGAAAGCCAGGATGCGCCAATGTACAACAAACATGCAAATTTGACATTCCTTACGTAATTTGAGAACTAAATGATATGGCCAGCTGGAGATATTTAGCATACTGGCATGAGACTAGCTCATCTTGGGCTTGTGAATTAGGGCCCAAGCTCAGAcataaaaaacttaaactgtATGAATCCAAAGAGAGTTTTGAGAAATAACTTTCATTAACAAATACAACAGTAAGCAATTAGTTAAAAATTGCTACTGAATGCACTTTGGGGAGCTGACTTGCACTCAGCAGTTCTTCTGGAAGCAATTTGAATACGATTCAACAGAGCCTATTTTCTTCCTACATATTGTCCATAAATCTCTAATTCTTATAACTAAAAAAGTCACTTTTTGCATATAAATTATATCCAAGCAGGACCTTTAATCCTTCCCGTGATTTCCAAATTCATTTCTTATATTCAGAATTTAAAATGCAGAATATTTAAGATAATGCCACTTGTAAGTGCTTCAATGAATATTTCAGCTGTAGTAAACGTGACTTAAGACAGATACAATATAGACCTTGGACAATGATCTAATAACAcagcaagaaacataaaatataaCAATAAGAAACCTTACTAGCCAAGTTCTTAAGAGAACCCTCAGCAGCCAGACGTTGCGCTTCCCTTCTTGTTCTACCAATTCCTTCACCAATTTTCTCTCCTGCAAACCAGACCTACAAAAAACAATTGCCGGATGAGTTATCAGGGCATGACATCTCACAGCACAGAGATGGATAACATAATCAAGTCTTTAGCTCTGAACTAAACCATCCTGTAGATTTTATGGGTCTAATATCCAGCTCCAGTAAGCAAATCTCAGTCCTTGTTGCATTAGGGCAAATCCTACTCTTAATTTGATGTACTTTCATGAAAACGTGAAAAAAATATGTTTACCATTAGATAGAGCAAAACAGGTATATTGATTTTGGCTAAGCTAGGTAAGATATGGTGTGTAAATAGTAGCTATCTAAAAGCAAGCATTTGGAGTGACAAAAATCTATGTTGGTAAGTAGGGCTATAAACGAGCAGAGCTCAGGTGAGTTAGGGCAGTAAACGAGCCGAGTTCAGGCGAGTTAGGGCTGTCCaagcttggctcatttaaaaatttcacgagctcgagctcatgCCGAGCTCCAAAATCTAAGCTTGGCTTGGTTCGCTAAGGAAAATTCCTTGTGTGAGCCAAGCCAGTCAAGCCGGCTCAGCTAAttcaaacttaaaagaaaaaaaaaaaaaaactaacttgGCTCAGTAAGAGAGTCTTGCATCCTTTTTATATATTACTTAGGTGAtaaagattttttgctttttccatGTGGGACAACAGGACAAGCTAACTATTATTGTGAGAGATGtgtgcttgattttattttattggtgtgGGACACTTATAAGCAaacaaatacaaggaaaatcaaAAAGAGTTTACTCTTAACACTTAATAGTagcaaaaaaatgtttaatatacatggttaataataataatatatgaaattgactttaataaaaaaatttaaatttaaatttaaaaaattaaaaaaaaaaaaacagtttattatatattcaaattatctaacattttttttttaatattaaccaattagctctctatatatataactaaaccaattaaataattagttaACTTAGGTTAATACACACAATACACTAGTTAACTATAAATAGTTATACACTATATGActacattattaatattttaactatatatatatatttagtatttatgctacatactatataagcataaataccatttataatatataaactatttaataagttatatattatataagctattttaatatatatatacacgagtcGCGCTAATAAGCGAGTCGAGCCCCTATACGAGTATGTTCACGAACTTTAAACGAGCGAGCTGAGTTTCATACGAGtatgtatcgtttaataatCAAATATAGTTTCGTATTCACGAGcggctcatttaataatcgagtcgggCACGAGCCGAGCTTTATCGAGCCGATCCCGAGCGATCTCACGGGTAGCTTTGTTCGTTTACAGTCCTATTGGTAAAGGtgacaaatatttttcaatgataattttcttttattgtctcGTTGCAATATAGTTATCATATTAAATGAGAATGGATTTGGTATTTTAGTATTGCCTTCATTGCCTTACAGTTCCAACCTTATTTCTTTGAGACCAGCTCATTAATTTgtggtggaaaaaaaaaatgcaactttATACGTACCACATCAAAACTAAAACCGCAGAAAGATtccgataaaaaaaaatttactattcaGGCAAATAAGACCCCAACTTCCCCCAAAAAAGAAGACTCTATACCCTTgaaactaaaaagaaattaaagagttCATCAGTAAAGAGTTAAAAATACCTCAATGGAGAATTGCAATTCAGCACTAGCAACCAAAGCTGGCCTGAAGTCCACCTACCAGTACCATTaaaaagagggggaaaaaaaaggaacttaGATGGATATGCATATATGATCCACTCTTAACTTGTCTCTCACTATAAATCTCTTTCCAATTACCTTGGTTCCACACTTCATTGCAATTTCCTGTAACACTACAGTTGAAGTTTCTGCATTTGAAACACCTCGCCCAGATTCAAAGTCAAGATCCCTGTTGCtggaagatgatcgactgaatGGAATCTCCTCAGCTACAAAAAAAGGCATCCCCATAATATAACAACACTCACGATAAACTTTTCATagagaaattaaaaagatcACTTTAATCAAACAAAGTCACCAATTGAAAATGCTACAGAGTACATATCAACATCTTTAAATGCTCTGGAATACATTTTCCAAGAAAGTCAATAACCAATAAACTTCCATTTATGTGTGAATTCAGATTCAGAAAATGCTTAAAAccgaaaatgaaaaagttaCCACTTGTTTCATCAACTTTGCTCATGGCACAATTGGGGTTAGATGATCATCGAAATTCTAAATGGATGCCCAGCAAATAAGAGCCTTATTTAGTTATACCACAGCTTAGGATTAGCTACAGGCATCCCCTTTCAACATTCAGATTTATTCAACACCATCTCTTCTTTCAAACATGGTAAGTTTAATACTATTTTGTTGATTAATGCCTTTGGATAACAAACTAAGAtgcttaaaaatttaaaatcttatCCAACATCATGGTCAACTTTTTCTAAATAgtaaggtgattttttttttccagaagtaacaaaaaaaaaggttaaatttcATAGAAATATGTAGTTGAGTTCAGTGCTTTTGGGATTCACCAGCACTCATAACAGCAAGTCCACCAATGAAAAAGACCTATAAGATTCATCTCAGTATGCAATTTAGTGTCATAGCTCACCTGAGAGAGAATGGTAACTAGACAGCGTATGGTTTAATCTCAATCGATCATCTCTATGAAAAGCCTGCAAACAGATAATCTTATAAGATTCATACCCTAGTCACGAGTAAATTTAGCCTTTCAGTGCAGGAAACTTAAGTATAAAGTCAGACCAAGATCAAGTAACACTCACCTCTTTTGGCAATCTTTGATTTTCATGAAGAACTCTATCAGAAGTAATAGAACTCTCACCCTTAGGGAAAAAAGATGGATGAGTTCCATGCTTCTCAATATGCATTGGTTCTGAATCTAAGGGAAATTCTTTGGGTGCTGCTCGGTTCAGTTGTGGTGGACTCATCTCTTCCTCCACTGGAAACCACCCACTGCGTGATTGTACACGTGGACCAGGAACTTGTAACGGAGGTCTTACAGGAAATGAAGGTTCAGTTGATGCATGATCTCTTGTATCTTGCCCATGTTGCAATATAAGTAGCCTCCGCCTTGTATCAGGATCTAATTCTGATTCTGGTACCTCACCCTCTTCTCTAGCGGGAGAACTTTGCAAGCTTGGTTCTGGGGGCCCAACAACATGACCCAATGGTTTCACATGTGAAGCGGGCTGAGGGAACTGTATATTGGGAAATGGCATCATGGAGGCCTGAGTAGTTGGCAGCGGAACTGAACTAGAAGCCGATCCTGCTGTATACTGAAGAGCAGGAGCAAGCCTTGGATCTAGATTAGTGACTGTTGAAGAAGCCGATAGTGCTTCCTGAATTAAAGAtgcagagaaaaaaataaacctgaATTTTAACTTGAACATATAGAGTCAAACCACAACAAAGCAAACAGATACAAGAGTATTCCACATATTAACATCAACAACCCCATAAGCATGGCTTAAAAGAGTAGATATCTCGTTACTTGATTTTATTGAATCCGATATACAATTATACATAGACCCAACAATTCCAAAGGTAGAAGATTACCTTTAGCCTTCGTTCAACCTCAGTATCTGCCATGCCATCAAAAGAAAGTGGATCTTTGTTTCCATTTGAAGCAGAAGCATCATCCTGCAAGGTGCAAAAGTATTATTGGTTAACAAGAAATCTGAGTAACTTTAGCAAAAACGAAAGAACCAGAGTAAACAAACTTTGTCCACACTAACCTCAGAAACCAAATAGTTGCTCACATCAGGAGCAGAGGGAATATCTTTAATATCATCTTCATGATTAACATCACAAATCTTTTGTAAAAGACCCTCATCGAAATCTCTGTCATCAAAGTCCAAGGTCGTATCATgccaaaaaaatgattatagacatatacacacacatgcatatattACACAGACCCACACAAACACACATTGGACAAGAATTTATATGCTCAAAACTTAGGTCCAGCAGTAAAAATTAACAGATGATGTACTTATTGGGGCTACGTATTCTTACTTGAAAAAACCACCTCTAACATTGCAGGCAACATTTCTCGCCACACACAAGACAGGTATAGCATTATTTGCCTACACAATATAAAGAGTTACAATAAGTTAGTCTCTAGGGTGCATTTGCACTGCATAACCAAATGTAAATCATGCATACCTCAGCTTGGGGTGCGTAGTATGGAGCAAATGCAGGAACAACATGCACCCGTGGTTGATCTTTCTCATCCCACACTTTCAAGCGATCATCAATGACCAATGCCATCTTAGGATGGCATAAGCCTTCTTGGAAGACGTTGAACAGTGACTTCCTTGAACCTATTATTTAGTATATAAAACAGTAATAAGCAGCATCATAGGAAAATGAGCGTTCTGATTTAAGCAATTGCAGCCAAAAATTACAACAATCTGTAAATAGCCCagcctttttttcttcaataatgGCACATTACAACCTATATGTTATTAGCTTCTCCTACAAATGAAgcagagaaatgagagaaatggAAAGGATCATGTCACTTACCAGACTTGACACAAACAATGCGATCCAATAATTCTTTTGAGTTTATCAAATTTGAATCTGGATCAAGTAGCCTCCACATTTCTAAAGCATAATCCCTTTCAGCCATCGTGCAAACATAAACCTCAAAACGTTTGCGCCCTCTTGCAATCAAGTAGCTCCGGAGATCATCCCATGCAGGTCTCAACCTCACAAGAACACTTGTATCGCGAATctatagagaaaatatttttatattaattggaCCAACTTATTCTATCGATTCTATACCTAATAAATTTCACCCCAAATATCTAAAGGTGTCTCCACCATCCAGTCAACCCCATTGAGTTGATATTGCATGCTCCTCCAAAAACTTAACAAGCACTATTACCTAAATCCCATTGATATTCAACTTCTTGCACATAAAGCATCATGTTTTACcttaaaggaaacaaaaaatgacAATACTGATTTAAATAAAAGAGTGCCAGGCATTTTACTTCAATGACCAGATAATCAATAACTAATACTCTCCAGCATTGGTGTATAATTTCAGAAATGCTACAGTAGAAACACCAAGCAACAGGCTGAATCAGTATTACTTATTACATACCTGCGGATTGATGCGGGTCAGAATAATGTTCTTCTCCTGCAACCGTATAAGTGGCCGAATGATAGGTTGATGGTTATCTGACAAGGCAGGAACAATCTCAGACTGAGTTTTGATCACTTTTCCATTTTCAAGGACCTGATCATTTTCAGCATATTGCTTCAATATAATCTTGTCATCTTGATAACGCTTGACCTCTGCCTGCATACCAGAAATCCGCTGTGGGTCCACTTCACTGTTTATTTTCCGCTGTAGGGCCTCAATCCTATCCTCAAATGAGCGCATTGTATTTGCTACTATGAGTGTTTCATCAAGGTCAAATACTATTCCAAGACATCTAAGGTTCAGCATGACAAGACAAGAATCATAAAGTCCTGATGCAACGTTGAATCCCCAGAAACATGGATATTGTTTTTCATTATTCCTGGAATACATAGCAACCAAGTGAAGCTCCTCCCCTCCTAGTGGCATTACTGCAGTCTGTAGATGCCATATGGCAATCATTGTCAACATTTGCATAAAACATCCACATCCAAAAAGAGAATCAAGGATGAAAAGGAAATATAAGTTTGTGCGCATGGTTCTTAAAGACATACTTCTATAGGAAAGGAAGAATCACACAGCAAGATAAAGCAGCAGCACAATTATGAAAGATCATTGATTCACACAATACAAAAATTCTGTCAATTATCTTCGTATTATAAACATTAGGTAATATTATGGTAAAATAGATGGTCTTTTCtaataagtaaaagaaaattttaaaacagcAAGAACATTTAGATAATGCAGGAAACCCTCAACCCATCCATAAGGCAAAATTAGGAAATAGTTTCATGGATAACCCCATCAGCATCTActttatatataacattagaCATCCTTCACATAATAGAATCAGGCCCACAAAGTTCTTGTTTACCAATTCTCTGAGCTATTCCCAGAAATAGACACTGAAGACTTGTTTTGCAGAGTTCCTAGGTAAAATTCCTTCTTTTAACGCTCTACTATAAGGCAGAAAAAACCCTAATCGTGCCAGGAATGGCATCCCTGACCACATTTTTAGCAAGATTAATATAAACAATCGTCAGTAACATCATAACTATCATATGTTATATTCTTAGAATCATAAAATTTCTACCAAGTTACCCAATTTAGCAAGTACCAAAAAACAAGCCTTAAAAACCAGTCAGTTCAGACAGTCCTACGCAACAAGATCATATCTTTCTGTACATTAGCAACTAGTTCAGACAGTCACATTATCTGGGTTAAAATATCAGAATCAGTAAATTCAAAGTTCAGATAGTTCTCAGAAATTATGGGCAAGAGTAGTTCACTGAAACTGTCAAAAAATTTCACTGTAATTTCAAGATGGGTCCTTGCTAATTTTTGTCCAGGGTCCTCTGCAAGATTAACAGGATTCATTAAGAATATGCGTTTTCCtcgttttcttttaaatatttcactttcttcttctGAGAGTTTAAACTGGAGTTTGAATgagctttttttggtgtttttttttttttcttgtttaatctTTCTGGAGTTGTGCTTATACCTTGTACTGGTTGATACACGAGGAGTGCAAAAGATAGAGCGGCGAGTCCTGTGACTGCGAGGACTTTGACTCCATTTTGAAGCAAATCCCACTAGACGTAATGGTATGGAGCACTGCCAGTGGTGGACACCTCTCACTCGCTTGCGAAAAGTGACTTATTCTGATTTCCTTCACTTCGATCAtcaagttgttgttgttgttcttgttcttgttctctACTGGGTACATCTCTACTTCTCCCAGTACCTCCTCCCCCTGATACACCACCGCTTTATACATATTCATTTTTGGCCAATCAAAATCTCACACTTTGGTGGCTCAGATTGTTCAACAATTTCCGTGTAAAACTCATGGATTTCTACGAGTTTCTTTCCAGGGAAAATATCATCATCGTCTCAAGAATGCTTTAGATTTGATCCCATTTTTTggaatttaacaaacaaaactaaaaaaaatctcCGATCTGTGAGACAAAAATTaggatttcttttttcctggAAAAGTTTTAGATCTGATTGCTGCTGATGGATGACGATGACCACAAAACCCTAACCAGCTTTCTCCGATCCCCGATTGCTACACAAAGAAAGATAGGATTTTCGTCTCAGAAACAGTGTGTGGTGGAGCTAGGGTTTTCATTTCGATGGTGTTggcgatgatgatgatggtggtggacAAACGAGTCGTCAAAAGCGAAACCCTAGATCCAGAAAGCGAAAGGTCAAAAATCGCACTCCAATGCGCAGAGATAgtgataatttaaaattaaataaataatagtggGGCAGATTTTAAATTTGTATAATCTTGTGTCCAAGTGGAGAATATCTAATTCTAGATCTCTGGAcatgtcaaaacaaaaaactacatgCGTTGAAAAAGCAGGGGTGTAGATGAAGGAAGATTCGGATGTACGTGGAACAAGTAGAATTTGGTTCCAAAAGTGGGAGTTCTAGTTGAGGTTGTTGATCGGGTGAATGTGATACATGGCGGGTCATAATTGGCTCGCCGCTTATGTAGTGTGATCACGTATTCGGATTCTCTGACCGCCCACACGAACTTTACAGTTGCAAGGGTTCGTGCGGCTTCTGCATTTATCGCATCACTCTTCTAATTTCAAAgtacaaacaaaaattactcCATTCTATGAACAAAGTATCAAAAGGAGGTAATTAAACaaggattaaaaaattaaaaaaaaaattgtttttttctcttttgttcttAGCTATATTACAATCAACCCTATAAAGGTAAATTTCTATAGGGAATATAAACTTAATATGAAGTAAGCAATGATTTACCATAATATCAAAGCAAATGTAGCAAGGTAAATCTTTGTCCTCATCATTCTTCTCATATTCCATTAGGGTTTCCCTTATTAACCAGGGGTGTGAGTTCATGCATAATGGTGAGTactataatataaattaaatgattaaatttatttattcatatcatcttaagcttttgagataaataataatttaacttgACATTATAGTCAAATATCTTGACTCTTAAATACAAACTTTGTCTCAATCAATTcacattttatttcaaataaatatttcacttgtttGCTTATTttagtgatgatttaacaaattatattatttatttgtctttagctTAATTTAGTATTCACATAAt
Coding sequences within it:
- the LOC132170528 gene encoding RNA polymerase II C-terminal domain phosphatase-like 1, with amino-acid sequence MNMYKAVVYQGEEVLGEVEMYPVENKNKNNNNNLMIEVKEIRISHFSQASERCPPLAVLHTITSSGICFKMESKSSQSQDSPLYLLHSSCINQYKTAVMPLGGEELHLVAMYSRNNEKQYPCFWGFNVASGLYDSCLVMLNLRCLGIVFDLDETLIVANTMRSFEDRIEALQRKINSEVDPQRISGMQAEVKRYQDDKIILKQYAENDQVLENGKVIKTQSEIVPALSDNHQPIIRPLIRLQEKNIILTRINPQIRDTSVLVRLRPAWDDLRSYLIARGRKRFEVYVCTMAERDYALEMWRLLDPDSNLINSKELLDRIVCVKSGSRKSLFNVFQEGLCHPKMALVIDDRLKVWDEKDQPRVHVVPAFAPYYAPQAEANNAIPVLCVARNVACNVRGGFFKDFDEGLLQKICDVNHEDDIKDIPSAPDVSNYLVSEDDASASNGNKDPLSFDGMADTEVERRLKEALSASSTVTNLDPRLAPALQYTAGSASSSVPLPTTQASMMPFPNIQFPQPASHVKPLGHVVGPPEPSLQSSPAREEGEVPESELDPDTRRRLLILQHGQDTRDHASTEPSFPVRPPLQVPGPRVQSRSGWFPVEEEMSPPQLNRAAPKEFPLDSEPMHIEKHGTHPSFFPKGESSITSDRVLHENQRLPKEAFHRDDRLRLNHTLSSYHSLSAEEIPFSRSSSSNRDLDFESGRGVSNAETSTVVLQEIAMKCGTKVDFRPALVASAELQFSIEVWFAGEKIGEGIGRTRREAQRLAAEGSLKNLANIYMSRVKPDSGPVHGDASMFLNANDNGFVGNLNSFGNQPLSKEESVSFAIASEPSRLLDPRLEGSKKSMGSVSALKELCTMEGLDFAFQPRPPPSGNSVQNDEVYAQVEVDGQVLGKGMGLTWDEAKMQAAEKALGSLRSMLGQFSQKRQGSPRSLHGMPNKRLKQEFPRVMQRMPSSARYAKNAPPVP